Proteins encoded in a region of the Chelonoidis abingdonii isolate Lonesome George chromosome 2, CheloAbing_2.0, whole genome shotgun sequence genome:
- the LOC116829033 gene encoding GSK-3-binding protein-like: MPCLPGERFLLLERSVAVGQAGSKEVDALVAKLGEVLQLSAQRAPAPRGPKHPPPTTARGRPAPYSPRGSGLLVPAPLQPHQPVEPQRPGKNSQRVAKQLCGRGWLRSAAHRRKRPGPEEAPGEDEDPHRLLQQLILSGNLIKEAVRRLQLAAAAVATATTGGSGEGEAAALQPLQ, encoded by the coding sequence ATGCCCTGCCTGCCCGGGGAGCGCTTTCTGCTGCTGGAGCGCTCGGTCGCCGTGGGGCAGGCGGGCTCCAAGGAGGTGGACGCGCTGGTGGCCAAGCTAGGCGAGGTGCTGCAGCTAAGCGCCCAGCGGGCACCGGCCCCCCGCGGCCCCAAGCACCCGCCGCCCACCACCGCCCGGGGCCGCCCCGCGCCCTATTCCCCCCGCGGCAGCGGCCTCCTGGTCCCGGCCCCCCTACAGCCACACCAGCCCGTGGAGCCCCAGCGGCCGGGCAAGAATAGCCAGCGAGTGGCTAAGCAGCTGTGCGGCCGGGGCTGGCTGCGAAGCGCCGCCCACAGGAGGAAGCGGCCGGGCCCCGAGGAAGCGCCCGGCGAAGACGAGGATCCGCACCGGCTCCTGCAGCAGCTCATCCTCTCCGGGAACCTCATCAAGGAGGCAGTCAGGCGCCTGCAGCTGGCGGCGGCGGCCGTGGCCACAGCAACCACCGGCggcagcggggagggggaagcagcagccCTGCAGCCTCTGCAATAG